In a genomic window of Halalkalicoccus sp. CG83:
- the gfo6 gene encoding D-xylose 1-dehydrogenase Gfo6, which yields MDLGTGVEGFLERDWQTTDEGTVRLALIGLGWWTVDVAIPAIEDTDLCETTVLVSSSTEKAEDLASKHEAERGISYDEFHDGAASDDYDAVYIATPNAFHLEYVETAADLGKAVLCEKPLEANAERAERLVESAEEADVPLMTAYRMQTEPAVRRAKELVEAGFIGEPVQAYGANSQPLLEMIPDPDQWRLDPELSGYGTSVMDLGIYPINTARFILDRDPVSTTARMSSPSEEFSDVPDEYASFTLTLEGDLPLLCTTSQNAQSDTQLKLIGTEGQIELDPAFHGEATLHLSKGEVRAEIDATEFTATEEMREEFDYFADRVLSGEGIVPDGRHALTDMYTIRAIHESAENDESVEI from the coding sequence ATGGACCTGGGAACCGGAGTCGAGGGCTTTCTCGAGCGCGACTGGCAGACCACCGACGAGGGGACCGTTCGGCTCGCGCTGATCGGGCTGGGCTGGTGGACCGTCGACGTGGCGATCCCCGCCATCGAGGACACGGACCTCTGTGAGACCACCGTCCTCGTCAGCTCCTCGACCGAGAAGGCCGAGGACCTCGCGAGCAAGCACGAGGCCGAACGGGGCATCAGCTACGACGAGTTCCACGACGGCGCCGCCAGCGACGACTACGACGCCGTCTACATCGCGACGCCGAACGCCTTCCACCTCGAGTACGTCGAGACGGCCGCCGATCTGGGCAAGGCGGTCCTCTGTGAGAAGCCCCTCGAGGCGAACGCCGAGCGCGCCGAACGCCTGGTCGAGAGCGCCGAGGAGGCGGACGTCCCCCTGATGACCGCCTACCGAATGCAGACCGAACCCGCGGTGCGCCGCGCGAAGGAGCTGGTCGAGGCCGGGTTCATCGGCGAGCCCGTGCAGGCCTACGGCGCCAACAGCCAGCCGCTGCTGGAGATGATTCCCGACCCCGACCAGTGGCGCCTGGACCCGGAGCTGAGCGGCTACGGCACCAGCGTGATGGACCTCGGCATCTACCCGATCAACACCGCGCGCTTCATCCTCGATCGCGATCCGGTGTCGACGACGGCGCGGATGTCCTCGCCGAGCGAGGAGTTCTCGGACGTGCCCGACGAGTACGCCTCGTTCACGCTCACCCTCGAGGGCGATCTTCCCCTGCTCTGTACGACGAGCCAGAACGCCCAGAGCGACACACAGCTCAAGCTGATCGGCACCGAGGGGCAGATAGAGCTCGACCCGGCGTTCCACGGCGAGGCGACGCTGCACCTCTCGAAGGGCGAGGTGCGCGCCGAGATCGACGCCACGGAGTTCACGGCCACCGAGGAGATGCGCGAGGAGTTCGATTACTTCGCCGATCGCGTGCTCTCGGGCGAGGGGATCGTCCCCGACGGACGCCACGCCCTCACGGACATGTACACGATCCGGGCGATCCACGAGTCCGCCGAGAACGACGAGTCCGTGGAGATCTAG
- a CDS encoding DUF7512 family protein, with the protein MAAWLGGRPVVPAGSGPAVVTVGLVLAEAITLYVGYGALTRIAGRIARDLLEGN; encoded by the coding sequence ATGGCGGCGTGGCTGGGCGGTCGCCCGGTCGTGCCCGCCGGATCCGGACCGGCCGTCGTCACGGTCGGGCTCGTGTTGGCGGAAGCGATCACGCTGTACGTCGGCTACGGGGCGCTGACCCGGATCGCCGGCCGAATCGCCCGGGACCTGCTCGAGGGTAACTGA
- a CDS encoding O-antigen ligase family protein produces MDRVVNGLFVLALGLAALTWATEPFRTIHLVLVYLLVAVVACNQYDQRANEGISMLFSIQVAIAFGLGIVLLALSLGGLGVRVLEGVLVFSLVLAFVLVRDDLLAFARTNLAYLLAFSVVFGIFLGHSLGFVADSSLGLFPVYAGFVLAFNLFCLPRYVDDDAVLWSVASVAGFFALLGLLVIVRGEFTWWLFEVRIWDGDASPWFVDRELPVIRSVFANPNTLGVLLFAGAVTAVAATLRTLRSGWPLLAILPAGLLALNGLGLYFTDSRASILAAAVAVGVYVAAALDRRLLPVAGISTAVIVPVLLLGIYVGVIPIDPANRFELWRAGIEAVRTEGSWLGEGIVGTRGVIEPYLADGVGSYSVHNSYLSIFIRIGLLGGIAYLVLVLGPLVHGLVRYDRVNVAMFTLAVGFAIHQLFEGYTFYQFGPGSIVGALAVGYVISSLTPDGGLPVGTTAETETNAPTEEQSDSNAGWPDAEPFGHLRNQYRRDADRHDDRP; encoded by the coding sequence ATGGATCGGGTCGTCAATGGTCTCTTCGTGCTCGCCCTCGGCCTCGCAGCGCTGACCTGGGCGACCGAGCCGTTCAGGACCATCCACCTCGTTCTCGTCTACCTCCTCGTCGCGGTCGTCGCGTGCAACCAGTACGACCAGCGCGCGAACGAGGGGATCTCGATGCTCTTCTCGATCCAGGTCGCCATCGCCTTCGGGCTCGGGATCGTCCTCCTCGCGCTCTCGCTCGGCGGGCTGGGGGTTCGTGTCCTTGAGGGCGTCCTCGTCTTCTCGCTCGTCCTCGCGTTCGTCCTCGTGCGCGACGACCTCCTCGCGTTCGCCCGGACGAACCTTGCCTACCTGCTCGCGTTCTCGGTCGTGTTCGGGATCTTCCTCGGTCACTCCCTCGGGTTCGTGGCCGACTCGTCACTCGGACTGTTTCCCGTCTACGCGGGGTTCGTCCTCGCGTTCAACCTCTTCTGCCTCCCCCGCTACGTCGACGACGACGCGGTGCTGTGGAGCGTCGCGAGCGTCGCGGGCTTCTTCGCGCTGCTCGGCCTGCTCGTGATCGTTCGCGGGGAGTTCACGTGGTGGCTGTTCGAGGTACGGATCTGGGATGGGGACGCCTCGCCCTGGTTCGTTGACCGCGAACTCCCGGTCATCCGATCGGTGTTCGCGAACCCTAACACCCTCGGCGTGCTCCTGTTCGCCGGTGCGGTCACGGCCGTCGCCGCCACTCTCAGGACGCTCCGATCGGGGTGGCCGCTACTGGCGATCCTCCCGGCGGGACTGCTCGCGCTGAACGGCCTGGGTCTCTACTTCACGGACAGCCGGGCGAGCATACTCGCGGCCGCCGTCGCGGTCGGTGTCTACGTCGCCGCGGCGTTGGATCGGCGGCTCCTCCCGGTCGCCGGAATCTCGACGGCCGTCATAGTGCCGGTCCTGCTGCTGGGCATCTACGTCGGTGTCATCCCCATCGACCCCGCCAACCGGTTCGAGCTCTGGCGCGCCGGCATTGAGGCGGTCCGGACGGAGGGTTCGTGGCTCGGAGAGGGAATCGTGGGCACCCGCGGCGTGATCGAACCCTATCTCGCTGACGGCGTCGGCAGCTACAGCGTCCACAACTCCTACCTCTCGATCTTTATCCGCATCGGACTCCTCGGCGGAATCGCGTATCTCGTGCTCGTTCTCGGTCCGCTGGTCCACGGGCTGGTTCGCTACGATCGGGTGAACGTCGCGATGTTCACCCTCGCCGTCGGTTTCGCGATCCACCAGCTGTTCGAGGGCTACACGTTCTACCAGTTCGGCCCCGGTTCGATCGTCGGCGCGCTCGCCGTAGGCTACGTGATCTCGAGCCTCACCCCCGACGGCGGACTGCCCGTCGGAACGACGGCCGAAACCGAGACGAACGCACCGACCGAGGAGCAGTCGGATTCGAACGCTGGGTGGCCGGACGCCGAGCCGTTCGGCCATCTGCGAAACCAGTACAGAAGGGACGCGGACCGCCACGACGACCGTCCATGA
- a CDS encoding heavy-metal-associated domain-containing protein encodes MVRYKFRVNGMSCVGCERIVQNEIDVIDGVRWSDADHETGTIEFAVPDPETGSYVEHIINNLGYEVKRVNRA; translated from the coding sequence GTGGTCCGGTACAAATTCCGCGTCAACGGTATGAGTTGCGTAGGGTGTGAACGAATCGTGCAGAACGAGATTGATGTCATAGACGGAGTCCGTTGGAGTGACGCTGATCATGAAACGGGGACTATTGAGTTCGCTGTTCCTGATCCGGAAACAGGCAGCTATGTTGAACATATAATCAATAATCTAGGATACGAGGTGAAGAGGGTGAATAGAGCCTAA
- a CDS encoding helix-turn-helix transcriptional regulator — MSDSQIPDKQPRGTEESNNPQPSVELTGFQRDLLFTIARLEGKKPHGKTIKYQLEDYYSSEINTGRLYQNLRELTENGFIETYPIDGRTKSYHLSSEGQRCLENHYKWMRICLEY, encoded by the coding sequence ATGAGCGACAGTCAGATCCCAGACAAACAACCGAGAGGAACAGAAGAGTCGAACAATCCACAACCATCTGTAGAATTGACGGGTTTTCAGAGGGATTTGCTATTCACGATCGCCAGGTTGGAGGGGAAAAAACCGCACGGTAAGACCATAAAATATCAACTTGAAGATTATTATTCTAGTGAAATTAATACTGGACGACTGTATCAAAATCTCCGAGAGCTCACTGAGAATGGTTTCATCGAAACATATCCAATCGATGGTCGGACAAAATCCTACCACCTATCCAGTGAGGGACAAAGATGCCTCGAGAACCATTATAAATGGATGAGAATATGTCTAGAATATTGA
- a CDS encoding bile acid:sodium symporter, with product MQARLVAGLRRFENVGIVLAAVALGVVVPGPGRYADVLVTPLVVFLIYGSLRGVSVADVESRSYGLAILCSLGISYVLLPFGGIRAADALLAGDALTGMAIVLAAPTTAGSAIVWTRLVGGDSKLAALASIGSLGVAPLLTPAVLSALLDRRAVVPVESMAFDLLVIVVGGVGLLVVIPDRLVSETAVDRGSGVTILVLIYSSIASVEVGAIDAAGFGAVSAVVLLLLGGGFALVRFAGHVAGVDRSTYLPLFFTGGLKNLGIALVIAFAYASATVVVVVVTYYVLQQVVGAVVADLA from the coding sequence ATGCAGGCGCGACTCGTCGCCGGACTGCGACGGTTCGAGAACGTCGGGATAGTGCTCGCTGCGGTCGCCCTCGGCGTCGTCGTTCCGGGGCCGGGACGGTACGCGGACGTGCTCGTCACGCCGCTGGTGGTCTTCCTGATCTACGGCTCGCTTCGCGGCGTCAGCGTCGCCGACGTCGAGAGCCGTTCCTACGGGCTCGCAATCCTCTGCTCGCTGGGTATCTCGTACGTCCTTCTGCCGTTCGGCGGAATCCGCGCGGCGGACGCGCTGCTCGCCGGGGACGCCCTGACGGGGATGGCGATCGTCCTCGCCGCGCCGACGACCGCCGGAAGCGCGATCGTCTGGACCCGGCTCGTGGGCGGCGATTCGAAGCTGGCCGCGCTGGCCTCGATCGGCTCGCTCGGGGTCGCACCCCTGCTCACCCCGGCGGTACTCTCGGCCCTCCTCGATCGGCGCGCCGTCGTCCCGGTCGAGTCGATGGCGTTCGATTTGCTGGTGATCGTCGTCGGCGGCGTCGGGCTCCTGGTCGTGATCCCCGATCGCCTGGTGAGCGAGACCGCCGTCGATCGGGGTTCGGGCGTCACGATCCTGGTGTTGATCTACTCGAGCATCGCGAGCGTCGAGGTCGGGGCGATCGACGCCGCGGGCTTCGGGGCCGTCTCCGCCGTCGTGCTCCTCCTGCTCGGCGGCGGGTTTGCTCTCGTCCGGTTCGCCGGCCACGTCGCGGGCGTCGATCGCTCGACGTATCTCCCGCTCTTTTTCACCGGCGGTCTGAAGAACCTCGGCATCGCGCTGGTGATCGCGTTCGCCTACGCGTCGGCGACGGTCGTCGTGGTGGTCGTCACGTACTACGTCCTCCAACAGGTCGTCGGCGCGGTCGTCGCGGACCTCGCGTGA
- a CDS encoding sulfite exporter TauE/SafE family protein, which yields MEILGLGIATVALFAGFGLLIGILFGFFGMGGSFLVTPALLVLGYPAKTAVGSGLAFVFGTSVIGTLGHRRHGQIDYTLAALMTLGMTLGVGIGTRVVLLLEGLGSADFVVGVAYVVLLGAVGLFVLRDARTDDTHAGPTGIVAEIRSIELPPTVSLSGGATVSVWIVLAVGLGIGVLSGCLGVGGGFLLLPAMIYGFGVPTGVAAGTSILQIAVSGAFGTFVYALSDGVAVPVVAALLAGSALGARIGTGATRLVEEADVKEYFAVVLLAGSVATAGKRVGHAYDVETLEAASALLVFGAAVLVSGAIVRASITTSGRNRERRSLRIR from the coding sequence GTGGAGATCCTCGGGCTCGGCATCGCGACGGTCGCCCTCTTCGCCGGATTCGGCCTGTTGATCGGGATCCTCTTCGGGTTCTTCGGGATGGGCGGATCGTTCCTCGTGACTCCCGCGCTGTTGGTGCTGGGATACCCGGCGAAGACGGCCGTGGGAAGCGGACTCGCGTTCGTCTTCGGGACGAGCGTCATCGGGACGCTCGGACACCGTCGTCACGGCCAGATCGACTACACGCTCGCGGCGTTGATGACCCTCGGGATGACGCTCGGCGTCGGAATCGGCACGCGAGTCGTTCTCCTGCTTGAGGGGCTGGGCAGCGCCGACTTCGTCGTCGGCGTCGCCTACGTCGTACTCCTCGGTGCGGTCGGGCTGTTCGTGCTCCGGGATGCTCGTACCGACGATACCCATGCCGGGCCGACCGGAATCGTAGCCGAGATTCGGTCCATCGAACTCCCACCGACGGTGTCACTATCCGGTGGCGCCACCGTCTCGGTGTGGATCGTTCTCGCCGTCGGTCTGGGAATCGGCGTTCTCTCGGGCTGTCTCGGCGTCGGAGGGGGGTTTCTTCTGCTCCCCGCCATGATCTACGGGTTCGGCGTTCCCACTGGAGTCGCCGCCGGGACCAGCATCCTCCAGATCGCTGTTTCGGGCGCGTTCGGGACGTTCGTCTACGCCCTGTCGGACGGCGTCGCCGTCCCCGTCGTCGCCGCGTTGCTCGCCGGGAGCGCCCTCGGCGCACGCATCGGTACCGGTGCGACGCGGCTCGTAGAGGAGGCCGACGTCAAGGAGTACTTCGCGGTCGTACTGCTCGCCGGAAGCGTCGCCACCGCGGGCAAACGGGTGGGTCACGCATACGACGTCGAGACGCTCGAGGCCGCGAGCGCGCTTCTCGTCTTCGGCGCTGCAGTGCTCGTCAGCGGTGCGATCGTCCGTGCGTCGATCACGACGTCCGGGAGGAATCGGGAGCGTCGTTCGCTACGGATCCGCTAA
- a CDS encoding DUF7504 family protein, with translation MLRNRGCTVLITGSVPGFGRESLRLWTREGVTTEPEPILVVGSLDQRDWSKYICLTSIRETYGSIHAIMTDSAMESTIPKELFDQTSRVRDELPAFQDTICQSITRIRCAHNDHTLPRLHVFVDSFWPVLKRYETQHIETFLDLLNQIAIGTKAVICVMINTEHTSSLTDYLAPYFDVNIDLRKRNGVSVQQRWKLPLSGHQTDWLPLNSSHDLSRDPRIATRFDC, from the coding sequence ATGCTTAGAAACCGTGGCTGCACCGTCCTGATTACTGGATCGGTTCCCGGATTTGGGAGAGAATCTCTGAGACTTTGGACGCGTGAGGGAGTGACAACGGAACCTGAACCGATACTAGTAGTCGGATCGTTAGACCAACGTGACTGGTCGAAATATATCTGTTTAACTTCCATTAGGGAAACATACGGATCGATTCATGCGATTATGACCGACTCCGCTATGGAATCAACTATTCCAAAAGAGCTTTTTGATCAAACAAGTCGTGTACGCGACGAGCTACCCGCCTTTCAGGACACAATCTGCCAAAGCATAACAAGAATAAGGTGTGCTCACAACGATCATACCCTTCCCAGACTCCACGTGTTTGTTGATTCATTTTGGCCAGTGTTGAAACGATATGAAACACAACATATAGAGACTTTTCTTGATTTACTCAATCAGATAGCGATTGGCACAAAAGCCGTCATCTGTGTTATGATCAATACAGAACATACTTCTTCTTTAACCGATTACCTTGCACCGTATTTTGATGTGAATATTGATCTCCGGAAACGTAACGGAGTTAGCGTGCAGCAGCGATGGAAGTTGCCGCTCTCAGGTCATCAAACGGATTGGCTTCCTCTCAACTCGTCTCATGATCTCAGCCGAGACCCACGAATAGCAACCCGATTCGATTGCTGA
- a CDS encoding helix-turn-helix transcriptional regulator, translating into MVRDQDDRSDNDGRPPPGSPIFEAILENERNRRYLGQRLDAAGDRVDTDLLGDIVRHGPVLEALLGEPLDRREIEERLDVSRATSHRYTQWLDEQGFIEKVNGRFQLTWRGEVVAGEVLRFEANVRTAHRLTPLLNVICEDHREFVVEPFVDATITVAEPDDPYRPVERFVSLVDESETFRGFNTTHMAPLVLGGFHHQIFEETDTELVYLPSVIERLFETYPERAREAIDRGHLALRTREDLPYGLAIFDERVGIGGYDEITGLMRVFVDTDSPIAREWAHRVYASIRADSDPLDTRADLSR; encoded by the coding sequence ATGGTTCGTGACCAAGACGATCGATCGGATAACGATGGCCGTCCGCCGCCGGGTTCGCCGATCTTCGAGGCCATCCTGGAAAACGAACGGAACCGTCGGTATCTCGGCCAGCGCTTGGACGCCGCGGGCGACCGCGTCGATACGGACCTGCTCGGCGACATCGTCCGCCACGGTCCGGTCCTCGAAGCGCTCCTGGGGGAACCGCTGGATCGCAGGGAGATCGAGGAGCGACTCGACGTCTCACGGGCAACGAGCCACCGCTACACGCAGTGGCTCGACGAACAGGGGTTCATCGAGAAGGTCAACGGTCGATTTCAATTGACCTGGCGCGGCGAGGTCGTCGCGGGAGAGGTACTCCGATTCGAAGCGAACGTGCGAACCGCACACAGACTGACCCCGCTGCTCAACGTGATCTGTGAGGATCATCGGGAGTTCGTCGTCGAACCGTTCGTGGACGCGACGATAACCGTCGCCGAACCGGACGACCCCTACCGGCCGGTCGAACGATTCGTCTCGCTCGTGGACGAGTCGGAGACCTTCCGGGGGTTCAATACGACGCACATGGCACCGCTCGTCCTCGGCGGGTTCCACCACCAGATCTTCGAGGAGACCGATACCGAGCTCGTCTATCTGCCCTCCGTTATCGAGAGGCTCTTCGAGACGTACCCGGAGCGCGCCCGAGAGGCGATCGATCGCGGGCACCTCGCCCTCCGAACGCGTGAGGACCTTCCCTACGGCCTCGCCATCTTCGACGAGCGCGTCGGGATCGGTGGCTACGACGAGATCACCGGACTCATGCGGGTGTTCGTCGATACGGATTCGCCGATCGCGCGTGAATGGGCCCATCGGGTTTACGCCTCGATTAGAGCGGACTCCGATCCGCTCGACACGAGAGCGGATCTATCGCGGTAA
- a CDS encoding universal stress protein → MVRLIVPVRYPLTRRSKRTLSEAFSIAQDHEAAITVLHVNLYQNGRGITQTELQGAVQAEFGRLSGTQYVVRAGFLLEETIIDEIVGENADIVVVGESTASRWRRLLRRVFSTTDVETALRERLDCPIVTVAA, encoded by the coding sequence ATGGTACGCCTTATCGTCCCCGTTCGCTACCCGCTGACGCGCCGGTCGAAGCGAACGCTCTCGGAGGCGTTCTCGATCGCCCAGGATCACGAGGCAGCGATAACCGTCCTCCACGTCAACCTCTATCAGAACGGCCGCGGCATCACCCAAACCGAACTCCAAGGCGCCGTACAGGCCGAGTTCGGCAGACTATCCGGAACACAGTACGTCGTTCGCGCGGGGTTCCTGCTCGAGGAGACGATCATCGACGAGATCGTCGGCGAGAACGCCGACATCGTCGTCGTCGGCGAGAGCACCGCCTCCCGCTGGCGGCGGCTCCTACGGCGGGTGTTCTCCACGACGGACGTCGAGACGGCGCTGCGGGAACGCCTCGACTGTCCGATCGTCACCGTGGCCGCGTAG
- a CDS encoding FAD-binding oxidoreductase, producing the protein MAHHVSNERIERFEAGFHGDLIRPDDVRKSEALVSPSERLHRSEDADYDDARAVWNGMIDKRPALIARCRGVADVITAVNFARENDLLVAVRGGGHNVAGTAVCDGGLVIDLSEMRGVRVDPEARTAWVQAGATWADVDHETQAFGLATPGGLVSETGVAGLTLGGGLGHLRCKHGLSCDNLASVDLVTAGGDYLTASEDEHEELFWGLRGGGGNFGVVTAFEFDLHEVGPEVATCLVFYSADRMAERLRAYREYVASAPAEVSTLTLAGVMPDEELFPSDVVDERKIGIVGCHAGPAEEGERALRPLRELGEPIADFSGTMPYVELQRLFDEDYPDGMRYYWKSLYLDDLSDSAIDRIAYWTDVAPSPLSTIDVWQLGGEIARIDAEDTAFAGRYAPFLLGVEANWERPEDDDANVEWVRDCLDDMRQFSDGSVYLNFPGFLEQGEDVMRTTFGSTYERLVALKDEYDPTNLFSLNQNVTPSGRARTDGGASDG; encoded by the coding sequence ATGGCACACCACGTCTCCAATGAGCGGATCGAACGGTTCGAAGCCGGATTCCACGGCGATCTGATTCGTCCCGACGACGTTCGAAAGAGCGAAGCCCTTGTGAGCCCATCAGAACGGCTGCACCGTTCTGAGGACGCCGACTACGACGACGCTCGCGCGGTGTGGAACGGGATGATCGACAAGCGCCCGGCGTTGATCGCACGGTGTCGTGGCGTCGCGGACGTCATTACCGCGGTGAACTTCGCGCGCGAGAACGACCTGCTCGTAGCGGTTCGGGGCGGGGGACACAACGTCGCCGGGACCGCGGTGTGCGATGGCGGACTCGTCATCGATCTCTCGGAGATGAGAGGCGTGCGGGTCGACCCCGAGGCACGGACCGCGTGGGTCCAGGCCGGCGCCACGTGGGCGGACGTGGACCACGAGACCCAGGCCTTCGGACTGGCGACGCCGGGCGGTCTCGTTTCCGAGACTGGCGTCGCGGGGCTCACGCTGGGTGGAGGACTCGGGCACCTCCGCTGCAAGCACGGTCTGAGCTGTGACAACCTCGCGTCCGTCGACCTGGTCACGGCGGGCGGCGACTACCTGACGGCCAGCGAGGACGAGCACGAGGAGCTCTTCTGGGGACTCCGCGGCGGCGGCGGCAACTTCGGCGTCGTAACGGCCTTCGAGTTCGATCTGCACGAGGTCGGGCCCGAGGTCGCCACCTGTTTGGTGTTCTACTCGGCAGACCGGATGGCCGAGCGTCTGCGAGCCTACCGCGAGTACGTCGCGTCGGCACCCGCGGAGGTCAGCACGCTCACGTTGGCAGGCGTGATGCCCGACGAGGAACTGTTCCCGTCGGACGTGGTGGACGAACGGAAGATCGGAATCGTGGGCTGTCACGCGGGACCGGCGGAGGAGGGCGAGCGCGCGCTGCGGCCCCTGCGGGAGCTGGGTGAACCGATCGCCGACTTCAGCGGGACGATGCCGTACGTGGAACTCCAGCGACTCTTCGACGAGGACTACCCCGACGGGATGCGCTACTACTGGAAGTCGCTGTACCTCGACGACCTGTCGGACTCCGCCATCGATCGAATCGCCTACTGGACCGACGTCGCTCCCTCGCCGCTCTCGACGATCGACGTCTGGCAGTTGGGCGGCGAGATCGCTCGAATCGACGCCGAAGACACCGCGTTCGCGGGGCGATACGCGCCGTTCCTGCTCGGCGTCGAGGCGAACTGGGAACGCCCGGAGGACGACGACGCGAACGTCGAGTGGGTGCGCGACTGTCTCGACGACATGCGACAGTTCTCCGACGGGTCGGTCTACCTGAACTTCCCGGGGTTCCTCGAGCAAGGCGAGGACGTGATGCGGACCACGTTCGGATCGACGTACGAGCGACTGGTCGCGCTGAAGGACGAGTACGACCCGACGAACCTCTTCAGCCTCAACCAGAACGTCACACCGTCCGGCCGCGCACGGACCGACGGCGGGGCGAGCGATGGGTGA
- a CDS encoding LLM class flavin-dependent oxidoreductase produces the protein MDGSPTRLSIVDLAPIPEGGTATEAFEHTTERARRAENLGYSRFWVAEHHDFTDRLASTTPEALTAHLAAETSSIRVGSGTVLLNHYSPYKVAETFGVLDALAPGRVDLGVGRATGDPVSDHALREDRNQQAYRDDHAEKIEEVASHLYDGFEDDHPFDRLSLARSRDGVPEIWVHGSSPSSAAIAGELGLRYCFAAFIRPEPAVRAFEVYRERFEPSSFGAGPEEPKGAIAVNVTCAETDEEAARLRATTEASRRRLERGQTDRPPIHSVEEAIDELGGVPDPTPTAVEPDEWPRAISGSPETVRELLGQMTTQTGVDEVVVMSQLADHEDVLRSDELLAEAVGASEG, from the coding sequence ATGGACGGTTCGCCCACCAGACTGTCGATCGTCGATCTCGCACCGATCCCGGAGGGCGGGACGGCGACCGAGGCGTTCGAGCACACGACCGAGCGGGCCCGTCGCGCCGAGAACCTCGGCTACTCGCGGTTCTGGGTCGCCGAACACCACGACTTCACCGACCGGCTGGCGAGCACCACCCCCGAAGCGCTGACCGCCCACCTCGCGGCCGAGACCTCGTCCATTCGGGTCGGATCCGGGACGGTGTTGCTCAACCACTACAGCCCGTACAAAGTGGCCGAGACGTTCGGCGTCCTCGACGCGCTGGCGCCCGGTCGCGTCGATCTCGGCGTCGGCCGGGCGACGGGCGATCCGGTCTCGGATCACGCGCTCCGGGAGGACCGCAACCAGCAGGCGTATCGTGACGACCACGCCGAGAAGATCGAGGAGGTCGCCTCACATCTCTACGACGGGTTCGAGGACGACCACCCGTTCGACCGACTCAGCCTCGCTCGCTCGCGCGACGGCGTTCCGGAGATCTGGGTGCACGGCTCCAGCCCGTCGAGCGCCGCGATCGCCGGCGAGCTAGGACTGCGGTACTGCTTCGCCGCGTTCATCAGGCCCGAGCCGGCGGTGCGGGCGTTCGAGGTCTACCGGGAGCGGTTCGAACCCTCGTCGTTCGGCGCGGGCCCCGAGGAGCCGAAGGGTGCCATCGCCGTCAACGTCACCTGCGCGGAGACGGACGAGGAGGCCGCCCGGCTGCGCGCGACGACGGAGGCCTCGCGTCGGCGACTCGAACGTGGACAGACCGACCGGCCGCCGATCCACTCGGTCGAGGAAGCGATCGACGAACTGGGAGGCGTTCCCGATCCGACGCCGACTGCCGTCGAACCCGACGAGTGGCCGCGTGCGATCTCGGGCAGTCCCGAGACGGTGCGTGAGCTGTTGGGTCAGATGACGACTCAAACGGGTGTCGACGAGGTCGTGGTCATGAGCCAGCTCGCCGACCACGAGGACGTTCTCCGGTCGGACGAGCTCCTTGCCGAGGCCGTCGGCGCATCGGAGGGATGA